The following proteins are co-located in the Dietzia timorensis genome:
- a CDS encoding alpha/beta fold hydrolase yields MSLPTHDVHYEDRGTGTPVLLLGGSGEPMIAWEFCGLVEALLSKGHRVVWFAARGVRPSGCPPLPWSLDAMADDAISLLDHLQIEQVTGIGYSLGGFTLERMALRRPERIAAAVLMASAGGADGIVRNGFIDAENAFAKQAGQVPVHFSRLMTLMTALGGDELTNPETIKQWWELLAHQGDQWAQPHGEIGQAQVALDWKNSGGTTGSPFPDSVRISLLYFGQDSLFPAHEASAVARHLGSRTEIVTVENAGHAGLLTRPEETTDALLGLLERWRSASE; encoded by the coding sequence ATGTCGCTTCCGACTCACGACGTGCATTACGAAGATCGAGGTACCGGCACGCCGGTACTTCTACTCGGAGGTTCTGGTGAGCCGATGATTGCGTGGGAATTCTGTGGTCTGGTCGAGGCGTTGCTTTCCAAGGGGCACCGAGTTGTTTGGTTCGCTGCTAGGGGTGTGCGACCCTCCGGCTGTCCGCCGCTTCCTTGGTCTCTTGACGCCATGGCCGACGATGCGATCAGCCTGCTTGATCACTTACAGATCGAGCAGGTGACCGGCATTGGTTATTCTCTGGGAGGGTTCACGCTCGAGCGGATGGCTCTTCGCCGGCCGGAGAGGATCGCAGCAGCGGTATTGATGGCAAGTGCTGGCGGCGCCGATGGAATTGTGCGCAATGGCTTCATTGACGCAGAGAATGCGTTCGCGAAACAAGCGGGTCAAGTTCCCGTGCACTTCAGCCGCCTTATGACTTTGATGACCGCGTTGGGCGGGGACGAATTAACCAATCCCGAGACAATTAAGCAGTGGTGGGAACTCCTGGCCCACCAGGGAGATCAGTGGGCACAGCCTCATGGTGAGATCGGTCAGGCGCAGGTCGCATTGGACTGGAAGAACTCTGGGGGAACGACTGGGTCGCCATTTCCTGACTCGGTTCGAATATCACTGCTCTATTTCGGCCAAGACTCGCTGTTTCCGGCTCACGAAGCCTCTGCAGTCGCGCGGCACTTGGGTTCGCGTACAGAGATTGTGACCGTGGAAAACGCGGGCCATGCTGGCCTCTTGACTCGGCCAGAAGAAACGACCGACGCCCTTTTAGGCTTGTTGGAACGTTGGCGTTCGGCAAGCGAGTGA
- a CDS encoding heavy metal translocating P-type ATPase — MVPVAVDSCCGSPEPLPIDDGVDLAPWWRDRALALPAASGALVAIGLVLEWRGVGVASVVIFSLALVAGARTFVPSTLKRLFTAKGRGRMGVGLLMTIAAIGAVLLGHVGEAAALAFLFSIAEALEDRAMDRARLGLRSLLSLIPETARVHRFGEEQSVSAVDVRASDILVVGAGERVATDGVVSRGRSWLDTSAITGESIPVEVGPGDEVIAGSVNGSGTLRIEATADGKDNSLTQIVRLVEQAHANKGERARLADSIARPLVPLVLVAATLIAAFGFAVGDPGTWIERALVVLVAASPCALAIAVPVTVISAIGSASKLGVVIKSGAAFERLGTIRKVAFDKTGTLTRNQPEVVETHCASGYDESQVLSLAAALEANSTHPLAQAIITSANERLEAVEVQESPGLGITGRVEGRSVRVGSPRWIDAQGLSESVASLAEQGMSVIVVEVAHRAIGVIGIRDELRPEAAEAIAHINAQGISTMMLTGDNTRTAKAIAHRAGVDEVHAEQLPADKTNHIRHSAAQVPTVMIGDGINDAPALATATVGIAMGVTGSAAAVESADVAFTGHDLRLIPDALAHARRGRSIMTGNIALALAIVAVLFPLALFGVLGLTSVVLVHELAEVVIILNGIRAARPPRHSGRQVPTESLASPLSLEASPR; from the coding sequence GTGGTTCCCGTCGCCGTCGATTCATGTTGTGGCTCACCCGAGCCCCTCCCTATCGATGACGGCGTCGATCTTGCTCCCTGGTGGCGCGATCGCGCATTGGCGTTGCCGGCCGCGTCAGGCGCCTTAGTGGCGATAGGGCTCGTGCTGGAATGGCGCGGGGTGGGCGTCGCCTCGGTGGTCATTTTTTCCCTTGCGCTTGTGGCGGGAGCGCGGACGTTCGTGCCCTCCACTCTCAAGCGATTGTTCACTGCCAAAGGCCGCGGCAGAATGGGCGTGGGCTTGTTGATGACAATCGCCGCGATTGGCGCGGTGCTTCTCGGGCATGTCGGCGAAGCGGCAGCTCTGGCATTCCTGTTCTCAATCGCTGAGGCGTTAGAAGATCGCGCCATGGATCGCGCCCGGCTGGGACTACGCTCACTTCTCTCGCTGATCCCCGAAACGGCACGGGTCCACCGATTCGGCGAAGAACAGTCCGTCTCGGCCGTCGATGTGAGGGCATCGGACATCCTCGTCGTTGGTGCCGGGGAGCGCGTCGCTACGGACGGAGTGGTGTCCAGGGGTCGCTCTTGGTTGGACACCTCTGCCATTACGGGCGAGTCGATCCCGGTCGAGGTCGGGCCCGGCGACGAGGTGATTGCCGGTTCCGTTAATGGGTCGGGCACCCTGCGTATCGAGGCAACGGCAGATGGAAAAGACAACTCGCTGACGCAAATCGTGCGTCTGGTCGAGCAAGCTCACGCGAACAAGGGTGAGCGAGCGAGGTTAGCTGACAGTATCGCCCGGCCACTTGTTCCCCTCGTACTTGTTGCGGCGACATTGATCGCCGCCTTCGGATTCGCCGTGGGCGATCCGGGCACATGGATTGAGCGCGCGCTCGTCGTCCTCGTGGCGGCTTCGCCGTGCGCGCTCGCTATCGCCGTGCCGGTCACGGTGATCTCTGCCATTGGATCGGCGTCCAAGCTCGGGGTTGTCATCAAGTCCGGCGCCGCGTTCGAACGACTTGGCACAATCCGAAAAGTCGCCTTCGACAAGACGGGCACCCTGACACGAAACCAGCCCGAGGTCGTCGAAACTCATTGCGCTAGCGGATACGACGAGTCCCAAGTCCTCTCTTTAGCGGCCGCGCTCGAGGCGAACAGCACCCACCCACTTGCACAAGCAATCATCACCTCTGCCAACGAACGACTGGAAGCTGTCGAGGTGCAAGAAAGTCCCGGGCTCGGGATCACAGGTCGGGTCGAGGGGCGAAGTGTCCGCGTCGGAAGCCCACGTTGGATCGATGCCCAAGGACTGTCCGAGAGTGTCGCGTCGCTGGCAGAACAGGGCATGAGTGTCATTGTGGTCGAGGTAGCGCACCGAGCGATCGGTGTGATCGGGATTCGCGACGAGCTGCGCCCCGAAGCAGCCGAGGCAATCGCCCACATTAATGCCCAGGGCATTTCAACCATGATGCTCACCGGCGACAACACCCGCACGGCCAAGGCAATCGCACATCGAGCCGGCGTTGACGAGGTTCATGCAGAACAACTCCCGGCCGACAAGACGAATCATATCCGGCATTCCGCAGCTCAGGTTCCCACTGTGATGATCGGCGATGGAATCAACGATGCTCCCGCATTGGCCACGGCGACAGTGGGCATCGCGATGGGCGTCACTGGTTCTGCCGCCGCGGTGGAATCTGCAGATGTCGCGTTCACCGGCCACGACCTGCGACTCATTCCTGACGCATTGGCGCATGCGCGTCGCGGCAGGTCGATCATGACGGGGAATATCGCTCTTGCTCTCGCCATCGTCGCTGTGTTGTTCCCTTTAGCGCTTTTCGGCGTTCTCGGCCTCACCTCGGTCGTCTTAGTTCATGAACTTGCCGAAGTAGTCATCATCCTCAACGGAATTCGCGCAGCCCGCCCACCGCGCCATTCTGGCCGACAGGTACCGACCGAGTCTTTGGCTTCTCCTCTCTCCCTAGAAGCGAGTCCCCGGTGA
- the cmtR gene encoding Cd(II)/Pb(II)-sensing metalloregulatory transcriptional regulator CmtR, producing the protein MLTIASRVDVMNRLGRAMADPTRSRILLSLLSEPGYPAQLARTLDLSRTNVSNHLACLRGCGIVVAEPEGRQTRYEIADPHLASALTALVDVTLAVDEHQPCVDPVCAVPGCCDSVDDKLDASHSEGSR; encoded by the coding sequence ATGCTGACTATTGCTTCACGGGTCGATGTCATGAATCGGTTGGGTCGAGCCATGGCAGATCCGACGCGTTCACGTATCTTGCTTTCCCTACTCTCGGAACCGGGCTATCCCGCGCAGCTCGCGCGGACTTTGGACTTATCACGAACCAACGTGTCGAATCACTTGGCTTGTCTGCGCGGGTGCGGGATCGTGGTTGCCGAGCCCGAGGGGCGTCAGACGCGGTATGAGATAGCTGATCCGCATCTCGCTTCAGCATTGACCGCGCTCGTCGACGTCACTCTTGCCGTCGACGAGCATCAACCGTGCGTTGATCCGGTGTGTGCGGTCCCGGGGTGTTGCGATTCAGTTGACGACAAGCTCGATGCGAGTCACTCGGAGGGTTCGCGGTGA
- a CDS encoding copper resistance CopC family protein, which translates to MRISPDPSSACLKRRRIAAPVAALLLTAVAAPSVTTLLVTPAAQAHSTVVASSPGQNSTVQTPPKDVSITFNEDISPEFVRLTVMKDGSDRAKGAPKVEVAKMSVEVGELDPAKYTVGYRVVSADGHPIQGSYEFTIAGSESSSSNAGSAPGAGSSTAQNGQAGAETSAGEKPGGETSNAQTGETAEKTDSSSPWLAFVIFGAIALVLIGGLYFFARQYKRLQESSDSDENYG; encoded by the coding sequence ATGCGTATATCCCCGGATCCATCCTCTGCCTGCCTCAAGCGGCGCCGAATCGCGGCTCCCGTCGCAGCACTCTTGCTCACCGCGGTCGCGGCCCCCTCCGTAACGACATTGCTCGTGACGCCCGCTGCCCAGGCACACTCCACAGTCGTCGCGAGCTCGCCCGGGCAGAACTCCACAGTGCAGACGCCACCGAAGGATGTCAGCATCACGTTCAACGAGGACATCTCGCCCGAATTCGTCAGGCTCACGGTGATGAAGGATGGGTCCGACAGGGCAAAGGGGGCACCGAAGGTGGAGGTCGCGAAGATGTCCGTGGAAGTTGGCGAGCTCGATCCCGCTAAATACACGGTGGGCTACCGCGTGGTGAGCGCCGACGGTCACCCGATCCAGGGTTCTTACGAATTCACGATCGCCGGGTCCGAATCCAGCTCCTCGAATGCGGGTTCCGCGCCCGGCGCGGGCTCTTCCACCGCGCAAAACGGCCAGGCCGGCGCGGAGACCTCGGCGGGAGAAAAGCCTGGTGGCGAGACCTCAAACGCGCAAACCGGAGAGACCGCCGAGAAGACGGACAGCTCCTCTCCGTGGCTCGCCTTCGTTATCTTCGGCGCGATCGCTCTGGTACTCATCGGCGGCTTGTATTTCTTTGCCCGCCAGTACAAGCGACTCCAGGAAAGCTCCGACTCGGACGAGAACTACGGATAG